The following are from one region of the Pantoea cypripedii genome:
- a CDS encoding DUF6678 family protein encodes MLYSCMNNTKWNEIRMAMVSIESPPLWKITFLNGYESAVDSEWFYHFSEGGYLDIQYLDILTNSVEQHATVGTILQAIHLPGMETSTGYRILGYADSVSNVDYL; translated from the coding sequence ATGCTTTATAGCTGCATGAATAATACAAAATGGAATGAGATCCGCATGGCAATGGTTAGCATTGAATCACCTCCCTTATGGAAAATCACTTTTCTCAATGGCTATGAATCCGCAGTTGATAGCGAGTGGTTTTACCATTTCAGTGAAGGCGGCTATTTGGATATTCAGTACCTTGATATTTTGACAAATTCAGTCGAACAGCATGCAACGGTAGGCACTATTCTTCAGGCTATTCATCTCCCTGGAATGGAGACTTCAACCGGTTATAGGATTTTGGGATACGCAGATTCGGTCAGCAATGTTGATTATCTTTAA
- a CDS encoding DUF6404 family protein — protein MKHYVIEFVFSAVCFSVLWGMSMWFAQWKKAGFSSRKATCISLITGLLYASGFLLLRYVRHHF, from the coding sequence ATGAAGCATTATGTGATTGAGTTCGTCTTTAGCGCCGTATGCTTCTCGGTATTGTGGGGCATGTCCATGTGGTTCGCACAGTGGAAAAAAGCCGGTTTTTCATCACGAAAAGCTACCTGCATATCTTTAATTACAGGTCTGCTTTACGCATCTGGATTTCTTCTACTTAGGTATGTCAGGCACCATTTTTAA
- the repA gene encoding plasmid replication initiator RepA produces MVDKLNTARQIWKRADRRHRGMHSTTCKCPHPEWFAPKDYRPLPGELGHAMRQLVIRDKVTGIRRLRRRVSLDPYFVFLRKAVGRVRNFRPERQALIDAIFPLLVQRADLATWIVTANVGRLAAELSAKDEDGNIIPETRVEPSRLSRLLPELARFGIIEIPDLEWDPVEKYWMPRHIRLTERFWQLCGVNIDKLLAQRNARLETEGQTHAEPGTMASVREARNHWYENARINTLRQRRKNVVRGKQRKRLALLPLDERRHVMSSWLIRTLPNHELFNMDSDSFDRLVWLNLNYLELGVSHEASVSDSVY; encoded by the coding sequence ATGGTGGATAAGTTAAATACTGCCCGGCAGATCTGGAAGCGTGCAGATCGCCGCCATCGGGGAATGCATTCAACAACCTGCAAGTGTCCGCATCCTGAATGGTTTGCGCCAAAAGATTACCGCCCCCTTCCGGGTGAACTGGGGCATGCCATGCGGCAGCTGGTTATCAGGGATAAAGTGACCGGGATCCGGCGGCTGCGCAGAAGGGTATCTCTCGATCCCTATTTCGTCTTTCTGCGCAAAGCGGTGGGACGGGTGCGTAATTTCAGACCAGAGCGGCAGGCGCTGATTGACGCTATCTTCCCGTTGCTGGTCCAGCGCGCGGATCTGGCAACCTGGATAGTGACGGCAAATGTAGGCCGACTGGCGGCAGAACTGAGTGCAAAGGATGAGGACGGCAACATCATTCCTGAGACCCGGGTAGAGCCATCACGTCTGTCCCGACTGTTACCGGAACTCGCCAGGTTCGGGATCATCGAAATACCGGATCTTGAGTGGGATCCGGTAGAAAAGTACTGGATGCCCCGACACATCAGGCTGACCGAACGCTTCTGGCAGTTATGTGGTGTGAATATAGATAAGTTACTGGCACAGCGTAATGCCAGGCTGGAAACAGAAGGGCAGACCCATGCTGAACCCGGTACGATGGCTTCTGTTCGGGAAGCGCGTAATCACTGGTATGAAAATGCTCGGATAAACACGCTTCGCCAGCGGCGTAAGAATGTGGTGCGAGGGAAACAAAGAAAACGTCTGGCTTTGCTGCCTCTGGATGAGAGGAGGCATGTCATGTCTTCCTGGCTTATCAGGACGCTGCCAAATCATGAGCTGTTCAATATGGATAGTGACAGCTTTGATCGCCTGGTCTGGCTGAATCTGAATTATCTGGAGCTTGGGGTTTCGCACGAAGCCAGCGTTTCTGATTCAGTTTATTAA
- the mobF gene encoding MobF family relaxase, with amino-acid sequence MLSVSGVKNASKAAAYYTAEDNYYFLGDQSTQWYGIGADHLGLKGPVDRDTFTAVMEGQLPDGTDMRRIENGVNKHRPGYDLTFSAPKSVSVLALVTGDRFLVEAHKRAVSRTLDEVEKLTTTRTMCDGITSMERTGNLIIARFTHDTSRNLEPHLHEHTVLANATRAEGGWKTLSTDITGKQGFTDVVWKHQVSIGMLYRGFLREDLTEAGYPITTTGPRGEWDITGVPVKPFSSRRQEILDLVGADASARQKSIAALDSREAKRFTNMEVVREHWQTQLAATGFDHQALMNTVMANREKERPDPGVISPGFEDAVRQAIDRLSCNSVRFTWDDVMTSVLSHVSIEPGVYGKARAAIDNAIGRGQMLAVDKHQTLFTSAAHVRDEARLAQLAGGLAEKSGGLLAPAGEKGAMAQVADANRAVSLIDVRGGTAFIDELSYSVMQMAERNQRSLVVVAADGAALKPQAAIFSSHPNVMLMTADEFQDFSLPEKSLVLVSESERFNTSGLHDVLKTAAQQGAVTVVTDTHARRATGFASEVLRAAGVVNFTASPKTENVSITLVTRESAEDRLSAAASYYAQERLQGRTAILQAGNARMRDQLTARTRATLAEEGVLGRVIGDVTARIPVWLDVSNRNDRRSYREGMVLEHIQRNGLIDSFTVTGISEKLNLLTLSDDKGQVHGLKIRDVDSGWRLFREKKLQIREGEQLRTTAFHSPKAPGSEKLTVLRVRQGNWLFKEKFVMENTKGETMHVNGNAPLYVDYDYVEPFGATRSTSGNVIAVLAAKEVTDPTVNLLRRSGDRVIAFTPLDESTINRRLAENRPSVTVTQSLKTVSGADCIKHALRSVEASRMSYPERAMRLAIEKATGTGVTFSGIEVIAEVTTSESHISLERAEQELLRLQTRGDIFPLAAEQGAGGSFITRENFDNEVTILRHITEGKRSVHPLSTSGLSQRESGQLTGGQLQAAQLILTSVDRITAIQGYAGTGKTTQFRTVAAALRQLENPPEIIGLAPTHRAVSELSGAGIPAQTIASFLSENSQWQAAGQSRDYGNTLFIIDESSMNGNAQLASLLTVITDGSGRAVLSGDRDQLKSLESGVPFALALDRSAADRAVMQEIIRQVPALRPVVEAMIAGNVREALRVTATTVPAVVPRQKGAFIPPASTVDGKLLTTAEEEEGTDLHAVIADDYCGRTAQARADTLIVAELNIDRMAINNAIHLRLKEDVVLGDSVTLPVLIRVNNTHADLGLQAFWQRQSGNVVRMGEHYYGIGTTDTDSGVIRMNGLDGKTDRWVRPAELRKEDVAVFQKQEREFSIGEKVRLTATDRERNLRASDMAVISGITDEGKLLLDTGGRILTLDPAGAHTDQHIDYGYAVTTYSSQGASIPYVIALVGAEGSRIMMAALDSTYVALSRAKNHIQVYADDMERWLSAVAHHSGERETVHDVLMRAEDIRAGREMHLWNKSLPVSETLLAAKTEQHLTVDARFLSGRTPELLWPVMNSYGKQRGNWHVPVSPATGLMDFSRAHYKGAADGERIVLQMGEPHAETLEAADIREATAMMVAHPGSQIVLVTDYSERSDEQKTEAAEEAGGEELARKEDEELEKAVKAAVRMEKDEHIPNSTAEKEHLLAESDRQDLPEDTLLDRDSAWADVMNHAPDMDKPEKPPFMNDEANISRHSRHEHTPELLPERSKTLE; translated from the coding sequence ATGCTGTCCGTATCCGGTGTGAAAAACGCCTCAAAGGCGGCTGCCTACTATACGGCAGAAGACAACTATTACTTCCTGGGTGACCAGTCTACGCAGTGGTACGGCATCGGTGCAGATCACCTTGGGCTGAAAGGGCCGGTTGATCGCGATACTTTCACTGCGGTAATGGAGGGACAGCTGCCGGATGGCACCGATATGCGACGCATAGAGAATGGGGTCAATAAACACCGGCCGGGATATGACCTGACATTCTCCGCACCCAAGAGCGTCTCAGTGCTGGCGCTGGTCACCGGCGACAGATTTCTGGTGGAGGCACATAAACGCGCTGTCAGCCGTACTCTGGATGAGGTGGAAAAGCTCACGACCACACGAACCATGTGCGATGGCATCACCAGCATGGAGCGTACGGGCAATCTGATCATTGCCCGTTTTACCCACGATACCAGCCGGAATTTGGAGCCGCATCTGCACGAGCATACGGTGCTGGCCAATGCCACACGGGCCGAAGGCGGGTGGAAAACCCTCTCGACAGATATCACCGGTAAGCAGGGGTTTACCGATGTGGTGTGGAAGCACCAGGTCAGCATTGGAATGCTTTACCGTGGTTTCCTGCGGGAAGATCTGACTGAGGCGGGATATCCGATTACCACGACAGGCCCGCGGGGCGAGTGGGATATCACCGGCGTACCCGTGAAACCCTTCTCATCGCGACGTCAGGAGATCCTTGACCTGGTTGGCGCTGACGCGAGTGCCAGACAAAAAAGTATTGCTGCGCTGGATTCGCGGGAAGCAAAGCGCTTCACCAATATGGAAGTGGTCCGGGAGCACTGGCAGACGCAGCTGGCTGCCACAGGATTTGACCATCAGGCATTGATGAACACGGTTATGGCGAACCGCGAAAAGGAGCGGCCAGATCCGGGTGTGATATCACCAGGGTTTGAGGATGCCGTCAGGCAGGCTATTGATCGTTTGTCCTGCAACAGCGTGAGATTTACCTGGGATGACGTAATGACCAGCGTTCTGAGCCATGTATCCATTGAGCCGGGTGTTTACGGCAAAGCCCGCGCAGCAATCGATAACGCTATCGGGCGAGGTCAGATGCTGGCGGTGGATAAACACCAGACTTTATTCACTTCTGCGGCGCATGTCCGGGATGAAGCCCGCCTTGCACAGCTTGCTGGTGGGCTGGCGGAAAAAAGTGGTGGGCTGTTGGCACCCGCCGGTGAGAAAGGGGCGATGGCTCAGGTAGCAGATGCAAATCGCGCGGTAAGTCTGATTGACGTCAGGGGAGGCACCGCATTTATCGATGAACTGAGTTACAGCGTGATGCAGATGGCTGAACGTAACCAGCGCTCGTTGGTAGTGGTGGCAGCCGATGGTGCGGCGCTGAAACCCCAGGCTGCGATATTCAGTAGTCACCCGAATGTCATGCTGATGACGGCTGACGAATTTCAGGACTTCTCGTTGCCGGAGAAATCTCTCGTCCTGGTCAGTGAGTCAGAACGGTTCAATACCTCTGGTCTGCATGATGTGCTGAAAACAGCGGCACAACAGGGTGCGGTGACGGTGGTGACTGACACCCATGCCCGCCGGGCCACTGGTTTTGCTTCAGAAGTGCTGCGGGCTGCCGGCGTGGTGAATTTCACGGCCTCGCCGAAAACTGAAAATGTCAGTATCACCCTGGTGACCAGGGAGTCGGCTGAGGATCGACTGTCTGCGGCGGCCAGTTATTACGCGCAGGAAAGGCTGCAGGGAAGAACCGCTATTCTCCAGGCGGGGAATGCGCGCATGCGGGATCAGCTGACGGCACGCACCCGGGCAACGCTTGCAGAAGAAGGCGTGCTGGGTCGCGTGATTGGCGACGTAACGGCGCGCATCCCGGTGTGGCTTGATGTGTCTAACCGCAATGATCGCCGTAGTTATCGCGAAGGCATGGTGCTGGAACATATTCAGAGGAACGGTCTCATTGACAGTTTTACCGTTACCGGCATCAGCGAAAAGCTGAACCTGCTAACTCTTTCGGATGATAAAGGACAGGTACATGGGTTAAAAATCCGCGATGTTGATAGCGGATGGCGACTTTTTCGTGAAAAAAAGCTGCAGATTCGGGAAGGCGAGCAGCTGCGCACCACCGCTTTTCATAGCCCGAAAGCGCCTGGCAGTGAAAAACTCACCGTTCTTCGTGTCAGACAGGGTAACTGGCTGTTTAAAGAGAAATTTGTGATGGAGAACACAAAAGGGGAGACGATGCATGTGAACGGGAACGCGCCTTTGTATGTGGATTACGATTACGTGGAGCCGTTCGGAGCGACCCGAAGCACGAGCGGCAACGTCATTGCCGTGCTGGCTGCAAAGGAAGTTACAGATCCGACAGTCAATCTTCTCCGGCGTAGCGGAGACAGGGTGATTGCCTTTACCCCTCTGGATGAGAGCACCATCAACCGTCGCCTGGCAGAAAATCGCCCGTCAGTGACTGTAACGCAAAGCCTGAAAACGGTGTCCGGAGCAGACTGCATTAAGCATGCCCTGCGTAGTGTCGAGGCAAGCAGGATGTCGTATCCGGAACGGGCCATGCGTCTGGCGATTGAAAAAGCCACGGGTACGGGCGTGACCTTCAGCGGGATAGAGGTCATAGCTGAGGTGACAACCAGCGAGAGCCATATCAGCCTGGAACGTGCTGAGCAGGAACTGCTGAGGCTCCAGACGCGAGGGGATATTTTTCCGCTGGCTGCGGAACAGGGCGCAGGCGGGAGTTTTATCACGCGTGAGAATTTTGATAACGAAGTCACCATCCTGCGTCATATCACGGAAGGAAAACGTAGTGTGCACCCACTATCGACTTCCGGCCTCAGCCAGCGGGAAAGTGGTCAGCTGACCGGGGGGCAGCTACAGGCAGCACAACTTATCCTGACATCAGTAGACAGAATCACCGCCATTCAGGGGTATGCCGGTACCGGCAAAACTACACAGTTTCGTACCGTAGCGGCAGCACTCAGGCAGCTGGAAAACCCACCTGAGATTATCGGGCTGGCACCGACCCACCGGGCGGTGAGTGAACTGAGCGGGGCGGGGATCCCCGCACAGACGATAGCCAGTTTCCTGAGTGAAAACAGCCAGTGGCAGGCCGCCGGGCAGTCCCGTGATTACGGCAATACGCTGTTCATTATCGATGAATCCTCCATGAACGGGAATGCTCAGCTGGCTTCTCTGCTGACGGTCATTACCGACGGAAGTGGTCGCGCGGTGCTGAGTGGTGACCGTGACCAGCTTAAGTCACTGGAGTCCGGCGTACCTTTCGCACTTGCTCTTGACCGCAGTGCCGCGGACAGGGCGGTGATGCAGGAAATTATTCGTCAGGTTCCTGCGCTGCGACCTGTCGTTGAAGCCATGATTGCAGGCAATGTCCGGGAGGCCCTGCGTGTCACAGCCACCACGGTACCGGCAGTGGTGCCACGTCAGAAGGGTGCCTTTATTCCGCCAGCCAGCACGGTTGATGGGAAATTGCTGACAACGGCTGAAGAAGAGGAGGGAACCGATCTGCACGCGGTGATTGCAGATGACTACTGCGGTCGGACGGCTCAGGCGCGCGCCGATACGCTTATCGTGGCCGAGCTGAACATTGACCGCATGGCGATAAACAACGCGATTCACCTGCGGCTGAAAGAGGATGTGGTGTTAGGTGACAGTGTCACGCTTCCGGTACTCATCAGGGTCAATAATACCCACGCTGATCTGGGTCTTCAGGCATTCTGGCAGAGGCAGAGCGGCAATGTCGTCAGGATGGGCGAACACTATTACGGCATTGGTACGACCGATACGGACAGCGGAGTGATCAGAATGAACGGGCTGGATGGCAAGACCGATCGCTGGGTCAGGCCTGCTGAGCTGCGTAAAGAAGACGTGGCCGTTTTCCAAAAGCAGGAGCGTGAATTCAGTATCGGTGAAAAAGTCAGGCTCACCGCGACCGATCGTGAGCGCAATCTGCGTGCAAGCGATATGGCCGTTATCAGCGGCATCACGGATGAGGGTAAATTGTTGCTTGATACCGGTGGAAGAATCCTGACTCTCGATCCGGCTGGAGCGCACACCGATCAGCATATCGATTATGGCTACGCCGTGACGACTTACAGCTCACAGGGTGCCTCCATTCCTTATGTCATCGCGCTGGTAGGGGCCGAAGGGAGCAGAATAATGATGGCAGCGCTGGACAGCACCTACGTAGCGCTTTCCCGTGCGAAAAACCATATCCAGGTGTATGCAGATGACATGGAAAGGTGGCTGTCGGCAGTCGCCCACCACAGCGGAGAGCGCGAAACCGTGCACGATGTGTTGATGCGGGCTGAGGATATCCGCGCCGGGCGTGAAATGCATCTGTGGAACAAAAGCCTGCCGGTTTCGGAAACGTTGCTGGCGGCGAAAACCGAACAGCATCTTACAGTTGATGCACGATTTCTGTCGGGCCGGACCCCGGAACTGCTCTGGCCGGTGATGAATTCATACGGGAAACAACGGGGTAACTGGCATGTTCCTGTTTCTCCCGCGACCGGCCTGATGGATTTCAGCCGTGCCCACTATAAGGGGGCAGCGGACGGTGAACGCATCGTTCTGCAGATGGGTGAACCTCATGCAGAAACGCTGGAGGCCGCGGATATCAGGGAAGCGACAGCGATGATGGTGGCGCATCCCGGTAGTCAGATAGTGCTGGTTACTGACTACAGTGAACGTTCAGATGAACAAAAAACGGAGGCTGCAGAAGAAGCCGGTGGTGAGGAACTGGCGCGTAAGGAAGACGAAGAGCTTGAAAAGGCAGTTAAAGCCGCTGTGCGGATGGAAAAGGATGAACATATCCCGAATAGCACAGCGGAAAAAGAGCACCTGCTGGCAGAAAGTGACCGGCAAGACCTGCCGGAAGACACCCTGCTCGACAGGGACAGCGCATGGGCAGATGTCATGAATCACGCCCCGGATATGGATAAACCCGAAAAACCCCCATTCATGAATGACGAGGCAAACATCTCCCGCCACTCCCGTCATGAGCATACCCCTGAACTGTTGCCGGAGCGTTCTAAAACGCTGGAGTAA
- the traD gene encoding type IV conjugative transfer system coupling protein TraD yields the protein MSLNARDFTQGGQVMKYMIGMFLQIMNIASYWVVLFSALVFFSWMLLRLTLQEFIHGSAYWLIKWFVIPLQSLSGRASGSSWTFHFKRTNGDVVAFKRTAAEVMSDPYFVQMGEQVSDAAFYGWGLATFSFLGAFLGITWFLGRKGAKQRESEITGGRALARNVGEVNQLLKNAGMQSPLNICGLHIVKDSEMQNFALHGTVGTGKSTVLNDLLMQLRKRGDRVIVYDKGNNFIPLFYRQDKDKILNPFDVRCAPWDLWSECQSVADFDNFATTLLPDSGGGSDPFWVLSARALFVATARRMAKDKDRNIASLLKKLMSISMVDLRAYLQGTDAASLVEASIEKTAMTIRTILTTYVRSLRYLQGLDEQGHRPFNIRDWLATEDADGDNPWIFVSSDGRHHAAIKPLLSAWFHMTMTSILGLTASRSRRIWLVMDEIPSLHRQPVMPEFCAEGRKFGACMIAGLQNFPQLKEQFGANFAESIWDLLNTRIFYRAPSGTVADWVRKEIGEYRHKKFRDQYSYGIDIIRDGVQFSKDEVNEYPVSYSDVQKLNDLECYVTLPGDWPAVRMKLRRREYRVIAEGRIDRSVEDLFDPELETQLAGGFNDEPVNNLVNKVFDGTAVTAASEEADGRDNSTLPSVPPPSPEQECDQSLPAEQATPPVPLQSIEDLKHHAHQPDSWDRF from the coding sequence ATGAGCCTCAACGCCCGTGATTTCACCCAGGGCGGGCAGGTAATGAAATACATGATCGGCATGTTTTTGCAGATCATGAATATCGCCTCTTACTGGGTTGTGCTTTTCTCAGCGCTGGTCTTTTTTTCGTGGATGCTGCTGCGACTTACCTTGCAGGAGTTCATCCACGGCAGCGCTTACTGGCTGATCAAATGGTTCGTCATCCCCCTGCAGTCGCTGAGTGGGCGCGCATCAGGTAGTAGCTGGACATTTCATTTTAAACGGACCAATGGCGATGTCGTGGCGTTCAAACGAACTGCTGCGGAGGTTATGTCTGATCCGTATTTTGTGCAGATGGGGGAACAGGTCAGTGATGCCGCCTTTTATGGCTGGGGGCTTGCCACCTTCAGTTTCCTGGGGGCTTTTCTCGGCATCACTTGGTTCCTCGGGCGTAAAGGCGCTAAACAGCGCGAAAGCGAAATAACCGGTGGCCGAGCACTGGCCCGTAATGTCGGGGAAGTTAACCAGTTACTGAAAAACGCGGGCATGCAGTCACCGCTGAATATCTGCGGGCTGCATATTGTGAAAGACTCTGAGATGCAGAACTTTGCCCTGCACGGGACCGTTGGCACCGGTAAGAGCACCGTCCTGAACGACTTACTGATGCAGCTGCGAAAACGGGGCGATCGGGTCATCGTCTATGACAAGGGGAATAACTTTATTCCGCTGTTTTACCGGCAGGACAAAGACAAAATCCTCAACCCCTTTGATGTTCGCTGTGCGCCCTGGGATTTATGGTCAGAGTGCCAGTCGGTTGCTGATTTTGACAACTTTGCCACGACCTTGCTACCGGACAGTGGCGGTGGCAGCGATCCATTCTGGGTGCTTTCTGCGCGCGCTCTGTTTGTTGCAACAGCGCGTCGCATGGCGAAGGACAAAGATCGTAATATCGCATCACTGCTGAAAAAGCTGATGTCCATCAGTATGGTGGATTTGCGGGCCTATCTTCAGGGAACTGATGCAGCGAGTCTGGTAGAAGCCAGCATTGAAAAAACCGCCATGACTATCCGTACCATCCTCACCACCTACGTCCGTTCTCTGCGCTATCTGCAGGGGCTGGATGAGCAGGGACACCGGCCTTTCAATATTCGCGACTGGCTGGCAACGGAAGATGCCGATGGCGATAACCCATGGATATTTGTTTCCAGCGATGGCCGTCATCATGCCGCCATCAAACCGCTGTTATCTGCCTGGTTCCATATGACCATGACCAGTATCCTGGGTCTGACTGCCAGCCGATCCCGTCGGATCTGGCTGGTGATGGATGAGATACCCTCCCTGCACAGGCAGCCTGTCATGCCAGAGTTCTGCGCAGAAGGGCGCAAGTTTGGCGCCTGCATGATTGCCGGGCTGCAGAACTTCCCGCAGCTGAAGGAGCAATTCGGTGCCAACTTTGCGGAATCCATCTGGGATCTTCTTAATACCCGCATCTTCTACCGTGCACCCAGCGGCACAGTAGCTGACTGGGTGCGGAAGGAAATAGGCGAGTATCGCCATAAGAAGTTTCGCGACCAGTACAGCTACGGCATCGATATTATCCGCGATGGCGTGCAGTTCTCTAAAGACGAAGTTAATGAATACCCGGTCAGCTATTCCGATGTACAGAAACTGAATGATCTTGAGTGTTACGTCACCCTGCCCGGTGACTGGCCGGCAGTCAGAATGAAACTCCGGCGCAGAGAATATCGGGTTATCGCGGAGGGACGTATCGACCGATCGGTGGAAGATCTGTTCGACCCGGAACTGGAAACACAGCTGGCTGGTGGCTTTAACGATGAGCCTGTAAATAACCTGGTAAATAAGGTGTTTGACGGAACCGCTGTTACTGCTGCATCTGAAGAAGCAGATGGCCGGGATAACAGCACTTTGCCTTCTGTTCCGCCACCCTCCCCGGAACAGGAATGCGATCAATCCTTACCTGCAGAACAGGCAACTCCGCCTGTGCCCCTGCAATCCATTGAAGATCTGAAGCATCACGCTCACCAGCCCGATTCGTGGGACCGTTTCTGA